The following are encoded together in the Daucus carota subsp. sativus chromosome 5, DH1 v3.0, whole genome shotgun sequence genome:
- the LOC108222808 gene encoding AP2/ERF and B3 domain-containing transcription factor At1g51120: MGDLLNFTAFILGLPSGLNSRRDDQSSNERARHNRNISGSSSVGVIKLPNENWEAYTYDNNNWSSIGIFETEKKAAIAFESRTIEKYIEFWNGYLQRISNGEQEPLTLELASTRRTLSSSSGNISQGNSNRECIRTKLFDKVLTSSDVSKINRLVIPKTFSGFFPCISNENGSSSRRLPVNNVELNFYDESKKLWQFRYCYWKKSRTYSFSKGWSKFVEEKDLRPKDKIIFLKCEYIEAGSIVGTRFIIDVEYDPSRVQVEEVGDDLGDPVVLSPSQEVQNLQNEENGGEVRRGSADGRSAKRTKADKDSKGAGPGEAAGRGAKRTKADKNSKGAGPGEAAETGAKRTKADKNSEGAGPGEAAETGAKRTKVDKNSEGAGPGEAAETGFKLFGVRIA, encoded by the coding sequence ATGGGAGATCTCCTAAATTTCACCGCGTTTATTCTTGGGTTACCTTCAGGTTTAAACAGTAGAAGAGATGACCAATCAAGTAACGAGCGAGCAAGACATAATAGAAATATCTCTGGTTCAAGTTCTGTTGGAGTCATCAAGCTCCCAAATGAGAACTGGGAAGCATATACTTATGATAATAATAACTGGAGTTCCATAGGGATATTTGAAACAGAGAAAAAAGCTGCCATAGCATTCGAGAGCAGAactatagaaaaatatattgaattcTGGAATGGATACTTGCAAAGGATAAGCAATGGTGAACAAGAGCCACTTACTCTGGAACTGGCGAGCACTAGGAGAACCCTCTCTTCCAGTTCTGGCAATATTTCCCAAGGGAATAGTAATCGGGAGTGTATACGCACCAAACTTTTCGATAAGGTACTCACTTCTAGTGATGTAAGCAAAATCAACAGACTTGTTATCCCGAAGACGTTTTCTGGTTTCTTCCCGTGTATTTCCAATGAGAATGGGTCAAGTTCCAGGAGGCTACCAGTTAATAATGTTGAGCTAAATTTTTATGACGAGTCCAAGAAACTGTGGCAGTTTCGATACTGTTACTGGAAAAAAAGCAGAACTTATTCCTTCTCAAAGGGCTGGAGCAAATTTGTGGAAGAAAAGGATCTGAGGCCAAAGGACAAAATTATTTTCCTTAAGTGCGAGTATATTGAGGCAGGGTCCATTGTTGGCACGCGGTTTATAATTGATGTGGAATATGATCCTAGTAGAGTACAAGTTGAGGAAGTTGGTGATGACTTGGGGGATCCTGTTGTTTTAAGTCCTTCACAGGAGGTGCAAAATCTTCAGAATGAAGAGAATGGCGGAGAAGTGCGAAGAGGATCTGCTGACGGTAGAAGTGCGAAGAGGACCAAGGCAGACAAGGACTCGAAAGGAGCTGGGCCTGGAGAAGCAGCTGGGAGAGGTGCGAAGAGGACCAAGGCAGACAAGAACTCGAAAGGAGCTGGGCCTGGAGAAGCAGCTGAGACAGGTGCGAAGAGGACCAAGGCAGACAAGAACTCGGAAGGAGCTGGGCCTGGAGAAGCAGCTGAGACAGGTGCGAAGAGGACCAAGGTAGACAAGAACTCGGAAGGAGCTGGGCCTGGAGAAGCAGCTGAGacaggtttcaagcttttcggGGTGAGAATTGCTTGA
- the LOC108222807 gene encoding CBL-interacting serine/threonine-protein kinase 6 produces the protein MAVEDRNGVLHGKYELGRHLGHGTFAKVYHARNLHTGKNVAMKVVGKEKVIKVGMMEQVKREISVMKMVQHPNIVKLDEVLASKTKIYFAMELVRGGELFEKIAKGKLKEDVARNYFQQLISAVDFCHSRGVYHRDLKPENLLLDEEGNLKVSDFGLSAFSDHLRQDGLLHTTCGTPAYVAPEVIGKKGYDGAKADIWSCGVILYVLLAGFLPFQDDNIMAMYRKIYRGDFKCPPWFSSDARRLVTKLLDPNPNSRISISKIMQSSWFKKSSIPKRLETEEDAFGAKCKETETLNAFHIISLSEGFDLSPLFEEKKREEREEFKFATTRSASSVISKLEEVGKSVKFSVKKSDSSVRLQGMECGRKGKLGIAAEIFAMNPSFLMVEVRKSSGDTLEYNQFCSKELRPALKDIVWTSA, from the coding sequence atgGCGGTGGAAGATCGAAACGGAGTGCTTCACGGGAAGTACGAGCTAGGCAGGCACCTCGGCCACGGCACGTTCGCGAAAGTGTATCACGCACGCAACCTCCATACCGGAAAAAACGTGGCGATGAAAGTGGTCGGAAAAGAGAAGGTTATCAAGGTAGGCATGATGGAGCAAGTGAAGCGCGAGATCTCCGTGATGAAAATGGTGCAGCACCCAAACATTGTGAAACTCGACGAAGTCCTCGCCAGCAAAACCAAAATCTACTTCGCCATGGAGCTCGTCCGCGGCGGCGAGCTCTTCGAAAAAATCGCGAAAGGAAAGCTCAAAGAAGATGTAGCTAGAAACTACTTCCAGCAGTTAATCTCCGCCGTTGATTTCTGTCACAGCCGCGGCGTTTACCACCGTGACTTGAAGCCGGAGAATTTGTTGTTAGATGAAGAGGGGAATTTAAAAGTTTCGGATTTCGGATTGAGTGCTTTTTCCGATCATCTTAGACAGGACGGGCTGTTGCACACGACGTGCGGCACGCCGGCGTACGTGGCGCCGGAGGTGATCGGAAAAAAAGGCTACGACGGCGCGAAGGCGGATATCTGGTCTTGTGGTGTTATTTTGTATGTGTTATTAGCGGGATTTTTGCCGTTCCAGGATGATAATATTATGGCCATGTATCGGAAGATTTATCGAGGTGATTTTAAATGTCCGCCTTGGTTTTCATCGGATGCGAGGAGATTGGTGACCAAATTATTGGATCCGAACCCGAACTCTCGGATCTCGATTTCGAAGATCATGCAATCTTCGTGGTTTAAGAAATCGAGTATTCCGAAGCGGTTAGAGACCGAGGAGGATGCGTTTGGCGCGAAGTGTAAGGAAACGGAGACGCTGAATGCGTTTCACATAATTTCGTTATCGGAAGGGTTTGATTTATCGCCTTTGTTCGAGGAGAAGAAGCGGGAGGAACGGGAGGAATTTAAGTTCGCGACTACGAGATCAGCGAGCAGTGTGATATCGAAGCTGGAAGAAGTGGGAAAATCGGTGAAATTCAGCGTGAAAAAGAGCGATTCGAGTGTTCGGTTACAAGGAATGGAGTGCGGGAGGAAGGGGAAGTTGGGGATCGCGGCGGAGATTTTCGCGATGAATCCGTCGTTTTTAATGGTGGAGGTGAGGAAATCGAGCGGCGATACGTTGGAGTATAATCAGTTCTGCAGCAAAGAGCTCCGGCCGGCGTTGAAAGATATTGTTTGGACGTCGGCTTGA